ACAAAATCCAAAGGCACCTTTGTCGTCAGGACCTGAAAAGAAGGCTCATGGGCAAGTCAGGTATTTATGATAGATACTACACCAGTGCAACAAAATAGGTTTTGGCAAGACAAAAAGCTTCCCATTCAAGGAGGAACTACTATTTAAAATAATGGCAGAATAATCAATTTTGAAACCCTACAAAATGGATCACAAGCTAGATCCAATTGTTAATTTAGTTGGTGGCTGATTAAAGCCTGTGTTTAAGGAATTACTAAAAGTAGAAACAATTGTGAAGCATTTTGAACAGTAAACTTGAACTACCAACCAGTAATGAGATGCCTCTTGTCTGCAGATGAGGTTGCAGAGATTTGGTGACGTTGCGGCAAAGTGGTCCACATCAATGGTTAAAAACGATCTGCTCTTTAAACCTTGTtctttatcaaaatataaaaaatagattgcAACACATCAAAAACAATATATCGTCTAGTTTGAAGCAAGaattttgtaaaagaatgaCACCACATATGAAGGCCTTCATGTGTTATTAAAGCACCTTGTTTCATGAGGTTGTCATTTGTCTCACtttcttttgcttccaaatGAACAACTTGCAATGCTTGCAAATGATTTCACAAATTTAATAAGAGTAGCCTGGTGTTGTTATACCGGACATCCTGGACTCAATAGCCTATACAAAACGAACCTTATCCAACACCTCCTCCAAAGATTGCAAAGCAACTTTGTAATGTTCCCgagatcggattccttcatccAGAACTTGAATGGCGCGTTTGTACAAATGCTCACACCATTGCAATTTGACATCAAAATTGTTCGATTCATAATCTGGAACATGTATGTGCTTAAAATCCTTTCGCCATCGCGGAAGAATATACTGCGAAGGTATCTCGACTACACCATTATAGTTAAGGACGGTCAGCGCATGTCTACAAAGATAACCTTTGAAGTCGAATAAATTGCAAATACAATGGACTTCCACTTTAGCTGCACTGTATAGAACTTCATAGTCCCTGATCTCCCTCCTACCACCTTCGCCCTCAACACGTTCTTTAACAATGAACACATTAACGGGCCCATCAACATGGACTTGTGTTGTATTAAAGCATGAGAACATCTCCTCTACCTCAAACTGGAACTTCTTAAAGATATCGTTTGTATACACTTTAGAGAGCTGTGATTCAAAACAACATTTTGTCTTCAAGACAGGAATGAAATGCATTGACTCAAAATCTGCTTTGGCTTCTTTCTGGAGCCTCTTCTGTAGAGTTAATTCATATTTGTCAAGGAACTCCTTCAAGGAAGTCTGTCTATTCAcaaatccataaaaaaatgcatGCATGCTCTCATTTCGTTGGGTAGTGGACATACCAGCAAGAAACACATCCTTTGAATAGGCTGGAACCCATCTTTCACGGTCTTTATACAACATCTGAATCCATTCATTATTCCCAATTCCATATCTCTGGATCATATCACCCCAAGCTGTTTCAAATTCATTCACTCTCAGAGAATCATAGACCACACTGTCAAATGAACTTTTAATTGATTCATGTTCGTATAATTCTTTCAGTTTATCTGGAACTTTTTGCATAATGTGCCACAAAGAAATATGATTATGGGTTCCCGGGAATACTGCATCAATTGCTCTTTGCATTGCCCTACAATGGTCTGTGACTATAACAGATGGTGCACGCCCTAGCATGCAGGTAACCCATGCCTTGAACAACCAAAAATATGACTCGAATGTCTCACCTGCAAGCAGACCACAACCCAATAAAACATACTGTCCATGATGATTCACCCCAACAAATGCTACTAATGGGACCTCATATTTGTTCGCCAAATAGGTGGTGTCAACTGCAACAACATCACCAAAGTAATGATATGCAGCTTGAGACATGGGATCAGCCCAGAAAATGTTCCTCAAGTTTCCTCCATTGTTGAGATCCATCAAGTAAAAGAAGTTTGGCTTCATCAACTGCATACGacaaaagaaattcaaaatgTCTTTTGCATCACCTTCCCTGATCTTCAGTTGCACATCCTGATCCAAAACCCACAAAGCATCTCTTTCATCAAAACTTAAGTTTTCATGATTCCATACATCTAGGCCAAATTTTTGCAACTTATTTGCTTGTAATTCAGCCTCGCTATCTAAAAGCGATTTCCATTTGGTTCCAACACCTGTGCTTTTATGAGATTTATAGAATTGCACACTAGCTGGAGTAATTAAATGGTTGTGCTCGAGACTAATTTCCGTCACTTTCCACTTTTTAAAGTCCATTAATTTAACCCTCATCATTGCTGGGCAACCAGTTCTTGTTTCTGGCCTTAAATGGTTTGTTTCTCGTTTCTTTTTAAAGCCTTCTCTACTACAACAAATTACTGCTGCATActtctctttactcttttcTCTACACCATGAACTCTTTACTCTGATGCCAAATCCCAGTTCTTTAGCGTAGCAATTGTAATAGTTGTAAACATCATCATAACAATCAAACTCCATTCCCACAAAAGGTGGCACAAGTTCCTTATTCCTTAGGGTGGAACCTTTTTCATCACCACATTCAATTGTTGCGCAATTTCTTTCCATCACAGACTCACTGCCCTCATCTTCAGATAATGGCTCACTATTAAGAGAAGCTTCTTCCATCTGGAGCACAAATCAAACACAACAATTCTTATTAAGACAAGAACACTAAAACCATCAGCTCACCCaagttaaaagaaaataacCAACCATTTGGACATTATAACAATTGAATGCACAACATGCATCCCTGTTCCATATGCAGGTTATTTTTAGCATAAGCAATT
This genomic stretch from Macadamia integrifolia cultivar HAES 741 chromosome 2, SCU_Mint_v3, whole genome shotgun sequence harbors:
- the LOC122071883 gene encoding protein FAR1-RELATED SEQUENCE 6-like, whose amino-acid sequence is MEEASLNSEPLSEDEGSESVMERNCATIECGDEKGSTLRNKELVPPFVGMEFDCYDDVYNYYNCYAKELGFGIRVKSSWCREKSKEKYAAVICCSREGFKKKRETNHLRPETRTGCPAMMRVKLMDFKKWKVTEISLEHNHLITPASVQFYKSHKSTGVGTKWKSLLDSEAELQANKLQKFGLDVWNHENLSFDERDALWVLDQDVQLKIREGDAKDILNFFCRMQLMKPNFFYLMDLNNGGNLRNIFWADPMSQAAYHYFGDVVAVDTTYLANKYEVPLVAFVGVNHHGQYVLLGCGLLAGETFESYFWLFKAWVTCMLGRAPSVIVTDHCRAMQRAIDAVFPGTHNHISLWHIMQKVPDKLKELYEHESIKSSFDSVVYDSLRVNEFETAWGDMIQRYGIGNNEWIQMLYKDRERWVPAYSKDVFLAGMSTTQRNESMHAFFYGFVNRQTSLKEFLDKYELTLQKRLQKEAKADFESMHFIPVLKTKCCFESQLSKVYTNDIFKKFQFEVEEMFSCFNTTQVHVDGPVNVFIVKERVEGEGGRREIRDYEVLYSAAKVEVHCICNLFDFKGYLCRHALTVLNYNGVVEIPSQYILPRWRKDFKHIHVPDYESNNFDVKLQWCEHLYKRAIQVLDEGIRSREHYKVALQSLEEVLDKVRFV